In Haloterrigena turkmenica DSM 5511, a single genomic region encodes these proteins:
- a CDS encoding DUF7529 family protein produces the protein MTTDDASRWTELLEDAAAIAEEFRDNGWDAVVLEPEVVAPVDREDRAGLDVGVSGEEYALVESLIARGDVTVSAADVYYRPPESDDEARIALVVERDEDTETSVFVPLRYDLEDEATRSMFEAALASKEVFVHVTPAEAAGATTDDEPGNWVSFSHDDPSLFLEEADVRNW, from the coding sequence ATGACGACCGACGACGCCTCGCGGTGGACGGAACTCCTCGAGGACGCGGCGGCCATCGCCGAGGAGTTCCGGGACAACGGCTGGGACGCCGTCGTGTTGGAACCCGAGGTCGTCGCCCCGGTCGACCGCGAGGACCGGGCCGGCCTCGACGTCGGCGTCTCCGGCGAGGAGTACGCTCTCGTCGAGTCCCTGATCGCACGCGGAGACGTGACCGTCTCCGCGGCCGACGTCTACTACCGCCCGCCCGAATCGGACGACGAGGCGCGGATCGCGCTCGTCGTCGAGCGCGACGAGGACACCGAAACCTCCGTGTTCGTCCCGCTGCGGTACGACCTCGAGGACGAGGCTACCCGGTCGATGTTCGAGGCGGCGCTCGCGTCGAAAGAGGTGTTCGTTCACGTGACGCCGGCCGAAGCGGCCGGGGCAACGACCGACGACGAACCCGGAAACTGGGTCAGTTTCTCGCACGACGATCCGTCGCTGTTTCTCGAGGAAGCCGACGTGCGAAACTGGTAG
- a CDS encoding DUF4385 domain-containing protein: protein MTDEPEYDIDFRERPAEYEIGRGEEGVFKVEPYKSELLPLWSYADEAAARESATAIYERYERYRADDDFPGMDMARKYLQMGYTRAMRYAKYPGGRKYDEDGEERRPQRWADREKRAAALAFERYWERVREDDAYRRAKESHRDRRRTA from the coding sequence ATGACTGACGAACCCGAATACGACATCGACTTTCGAGAGCGACCCGCGGAGTACGAGATCGGTCGCGGCGAGGAAGGCGTTTTCAAGGTCGAGCCCTACAAGAGCGAACTGCTACCGCTGTGGTCCTACGCCGACGAGGCGGCCGCTCGCGAATCCGCGACGGCGATCTACGAACGGTACGAACGCTATCGGGCTGACGACGACTTCCCGGGGATGGACATGGCCCGAAAGTACCTCCAAATGGGGTATACCCGTGCGATGCGCTACGCGAAGTACCCCGGCGGACGGAAGTACGACGAGGACGGCGAGGAGCGCCGACCGCAGCGCTGGGCCGACCGGGAGAAACGCGCCGCCGCGCTCGCCTTCGAGCGGTACTGGGAACGGGTCCGCGAGGACGACGCCTACCGGCGAGCGAAGGAGTCCCACCGAGACCGCCGGCGGACGGCGTGA
- a CDS encoding M48 family metalloprotease, whose product MIATTLVLAALTVAFLAVIWRIVSAIVSLFALPSIVAGVVALGLLAVFVAVQLGQISTVAVHADARPVPSDAYPTLDAAVTRAAAQLDVPAPTIAVSDRSAPEALVVGFRPENVHLVLSRGTIDALEDAELEAVVAHELAHVANRDAMVMTAAATPIVLARTLKSKAGRLAFARPDETESPAAFLRRSPGKFVGYTLMGIAAAPQRLLWFLFGGISVVTLALATPAVAVFSRGRELAADRTAATATGSPAALASALRTLEDGIAETPAEDLRAASSISSLSILPLDRPEADATAAATVGSAPRGDRAGRLQRWLFATHPSTERRLEVLADLEATEAA is encoded by the coding sequence ATGATCGCGACAACGCTCGTCCTCGCGGCTCTGACAGTCGCCTTCCTGGCCGTTATCTGGCGGATCGTCTCGGCCATCGTGTCGCTGTTCGCGCTCCCGTCGATCGTCGCAGGAGTGGTCGCGCTCGGACTGCTCGCGGTCTTCGTCGCCGTCCAACTCGGCCAGATCAGCACCGTCGCGGTCCACGCCGACGCGAGACCGGTCCCGTCGGACGCGTACCCGACGCTGGACGCGGCCGTGACCAGAGCCGCGGCGCAACTCGACGTTCCGGCCCCGACGATCGCCGTCTCCGATCGGTCGGCGCCCGAGGCCCTCGTCGTCGGCTTCCGTCCCGAGAACGTCCACCTCGTCCTCTCGCGCGGGACCATCGACGCGCTCGAGGACGCGGAACTCGAGGCGGTCGTCGCCCACGAACTGGCCCACGTCGCGAACCGCGACGCGATGGTGATGACCGCCGCCGCGACGCCGATCGTCCTCGCGCGGACGCTCAAATCGAAGGCGGGCCGACTGGCCTTCGCCCGCCCCGACGAGACCGAATCGCCGGCCGCGTTCCTGCGGCGCTCGCCCGGAAAGTTCGTCGGCTACACGCTCATGGGGATCGCGGCAGCGCCGCAGCGACTCCTCTGGTTCCTGTTCGGCGGGATTTCGGTCGTCACGCTCGCGCTCGCGACGCCCGCCGTCGCCGTCTTCTCTCGGGGACGGGAGCTGGCCGCGGACCGCACCGCGGCAACGGCGACGGGATCGCCGGCGGCGCTGGCCAGCGCGTTACGAACCCTCGAGGACGGGATCGCCGAGACGCCAGCCGAAGACCTCCGGGCGGCCTCGAGCATCTCGTCGCTGTCGATTCTCCCGCTGGATCGTCCGGAAGCCGACGCGACGGCAGCGGCGACCGTTGGTTCCGCCCCGAGGGGCGACCGCGCCGGTCGACTCCAGCGGTGGCTGTTCGCGACGCATCCGTCGACCGAGCGCCGACTCGAGGTCCTCGCCGACCTCGAGGCGACGGAGGCGGCCTGA
- a CDS encoding ABC transporter permease, producing the protein MSSTLIARKDFEDAIRSKLVWAVMGVFLFLMALVAVSASTQDLSEVEPTQLIVTVTNIGGLLFIPIVSLIVGYMAIVGERQSGSLRVLFGLSHSRWDVFVGKFVSRLGVVFVATLLTVVLTVGMAVAMFDSVPLGTYLGYSALTILLGLAFAAIAVGVSAMASSRMQAMGGAIGSYVVFSLIWHPLVAGVHYLLEGSMPGLEAPEWYFFLLRLNPLDAYRQVSSELADQFIWGIIGMENIVEDVPDAAFENPDTLLLSNRVSGELPFYLSDWFAAVVLLTWIVVPLAIGYWRFDGADLN; encoded by the coding sequence ATGAGTTCGACGCTGATCGCCCGCAAGGACTTCGAGGACGCCATCCGCTCCAAGCTGGTCTGGGCGGTGATGGGCGTCTTCCTCTTCCTCATGGCGCTGGTCGCGGTCAGCGCGTCGACCCAGGACCTCTCGGAGGTCGAGCCGACCCAGTTGATCGTCACCGTCACCAATATCGGCGGGCTGTTGTTCATCCCGATCGTCTCGCTGATCGTCGGCTACATGGCGATCGTCGGCGAGCGCCAGTCGGGCAGTCTGCGGGTGCTGTTCGGCCTCTCGCACAGTCGATGGGACGTCTTCGTCGGTAAGTTCGTCAGCCGACTCGGCGTCGTCTTCGTCGCGACGCTCCTGACGGTCGTGCTGACCGTCGGCATGGCGGTGGCGATGTTCGATTCCGTCCCGCTGGGGACCTACCTCGGCTACTCGGCACTGACGATCCTGCTCGGATTGGCGTTTGCCGCCATCGCCGTCGGCGTCTCCGCGATGGCCTCCTCGCGGATGCAGGCGATGGGCGGTGCGATCGGGAGCTACGTCGTGTTCTCCCTGATCTGGCATCCGCTCGTCGCCGGCGTTCACTACCTCCTCGAGGGGAGCATGCCGGGACTCGAGGCCCCCGAGTGGTACTTCTTCCTGCTCCGGCTGAATCCCCTCGACGCCTACCGGCAGGTCTCGAGCGAACTCGCCGACCAGTTCATCTGGGGGATCATCGGGATGGAGAACATCGTCGAAGACGTCCCGGACGCGGCGTTCGAGAACCCGGACACCCTCCTCCTCTCGAACCGCGTGAGCGGCGAGCTCCCGTTCTATCTGAGCGACTGGTTCGCCGCCGTCGTCCTGCTGACCTGGATCGTCGTCCCGCTGGCGATCGGCTACTGGCGGTTCGACGGTGCAGACCTGAACTGA
- a CDS encoding PaaI family thioesterase, protein MPDDMRTVMEQFDDLEEVLQYFIDEHQEFLSWIGTRVDNVGDGTMTLSLPYDEKLSNTRPDTEPGERTDIHGGIAATLIDTAGGLVLRTKLDEPFGARIATINLNVNYLRPATGDLSATADVIRVGRSVGVSEITVESTTLDGETKEVATGQGAYRIFRSETE, encoded by the coding sequence ATGCCCGACGACATGCGGACGGTGATGGAGCAGTTCGACGACCTCGAGGAGGTGCTGCAGTACTTCATCGACGAACACCAGGAGTTCCTCTCGTGGATCGGGACGCGCGTCGACAACGTCGGCGACGGGACGATGACGCTCTCGCTCCCCTACGACGAGAAACTGAGCAACACGCGGCCGGATACCGAACCGGGCGAGCGAACCGACATTCACGGCGGCATCGCCGCGACGCTGATCGACACGGCGGGCGGTCTCGTGCTCCGAACGAAACTGGACGAGCCGTTCGGGGCCCGAATCGCGACGATCAATCTGAACGTCAACTATCTCCGGCCCGCGACGGGCGACCTGTCGGCGACGGCGGACGTGATCAGGGTCGGCCGTAGCGTCGGCGTCAGCGAGATCACCGTCGAGAGCACGACCCTCGACGGCGAAACGAAAGAGGTCGCGACCGGGCAGGGAGCCTACCGAATCTTCCGATCGGAGACCGAGTGA
- a CDS encoding nicotinate phosphoribosyltransferase has product MSNPFGTVPAEAVLEGRATDAYFERTRATLEHAGKNPHVVAEVTADQFPTGSFDVFTGVKDVATLFEGRNVDVDALPDGQLFDGGPVLRIEGPYLEFAELETSLLGFLSQPSGFATAALEARLAAPDSLVLSFGARHVHPSITATVERAALLAGLDGFSHVAAGEILEREPGGTMPHALMFCFGEGNQDEAWTAFDEAVGEDVPRIALVDTFWDEKSESLLAAETLGEDLDGVRIDTTSSRRGDFRHIIREVRWELDARGREDVDIFCSGGLTPETIRPLRDIADGFGVGSHITGADSVDFSLDIVETEGEPISKRGKLSGVKEVYRTPDGGHHVALADREGPDDGEALLEPLVRGGEIVREFDLDEASDRCLADADAVGFDSSE; this is encoded by the coding sequence ATGTCAAATCCGTTCGGTACCGTCCCGGCAGAGGCCGTTCTCGAGGGGCGCGCCACCGACGCCTACTTCGAGCGCACCCGCGCCACGCTCGAGCACGCGGGGAAGAACCCGCACGTCGTGGCCGAGGTGACCGCCGACCAGTTTCCCACCGGGTCCTTCGACGTCTTCACCGGCGTGAAAGACGTCGCCACGCTGTTCGAGGGCCGGAACGTCGACGTCGACGCCCTGCCCGACGGGCAGCTGTTCGACGGCGGGCCAGTCTTGCGAATCGAGGGCCCCTACCTCGAGTTCGCCGAACTCGAGACCTCTCTCCTGGGATTCCTCTCGCAGCCGAGCGGCTTCGCGACGGCCGCTCTCGAGGCGCGGCTGGCGGCGCCCGACTCGCTGGTGCTCTCCTTCGGCGCACGCCACGTCCACCCGTCGATCACGGCGACGGTCGAACGCGCCGCCCTGCTCGCGGGGCTGGACGGCTTCTCCCACGTCGCCGCGGGCGAGATCTTAGAGCGCGAACCCGGCGGGACGATGCCCCACGCGCTGATGTTCTGCTTCGGCGAGGGCAACCAGGACGAGGCCTGGACGGCCTTCGACGAGGCCGTCGGCGAGGACGTTCCGCGGATCGCACTGGTCGACACCTTCTGGGACGAGAAGAGCGAGAGCCTGCTGGCCGCCGAGACGCTGGGCGAGGACCTGGACGGCGTTCGCATCGACACAACGAGTTCCCGACGGGGCGACTTCCGGCACATCATCCGCGAAGTCCGCTGGGAACTCGACGCGCGGGGCCGCGAGGACGTCGACATCTTCTGTAGTGGCGGGCTCACCCCCGAGACCATCCGTCCCCTCCGCGACATCGCCGACGGCTTCGGCGTCGGCAGCCACATCACCGGCGCCGACTCGGTCGACTTCAGTCTCGACATCGTCGAGACGGAGGGCGAGCCGATCTCCAAGCGCGGCAAGCTCTCCGGCGTGAAGGAAGTGTACCGAACGCCCGACGGCGGCCACCACGTCGCGCTGGCCGACCGCGAGGGACCCGACGACGGCGAGGCGCTGCTCGAGCCGCTCGTCCGGGGCGGCGAAATCGTTCGGGAGTTCGACCTCGACGAGGCGAGCGACCGTTGTCTGGCCGACGCCGACGCGGTCGGCTTCGACTCGAGCGAGTAG
- a CDS encoding lipoyl protein ligase domain-containing protein, translating into MRVLRGRAATIETDREASRRLLSTAADGEPAVRVWTPHRQIAFGRRDRRLEGYDRARERARARGFPPVERDVGGRAVAYDGETTLAFARAEPVADFRRGTDDRYERATAAVEDALRSLAGGLEPVRGEPDDSFCPGTHSLSLAAGDGEEGGTERHRKVVGIAQRVRQDAAVVAGIVLVANRGRLATVLESVYGALEVPFDPDTVGSVADAGGPPDPSVVRAAVEDALVGDASTVTVESVEASE; encoded by the coding sequence ATGCGAGTGCTCCGCGGCCGCGCGGCGACGATCGAGACCGACCGCGAGGCCAGCCGACGGCTCCTCTCGACGGCCGCCGACGGCGAGCCCGCGGTTCGAGTCTGGACGCCCCACCGACAGATCGCCTTCGGCCGCCGGGACCGGCGCCTCGAGGGGTACGACCGCGCCCGCGAGCGGGCTCGAGCACGCGGGTTCCCACCGGTCGAGCGCGACGTCGGCGGCCGGGCGGTCGCCTATGACGGCGAGACGACGCTCGCCTTCGCCCGCGCGGAGCCGGTCGCGGACTTCCGGCGCGGGACCGACGATCGGTACGAACGCGCGACGGCGGCCGTCGAGGACGCGCTCCGATCGCTCGCGGGCGGTCTCGAACCCGTCCGCGGCGAGCCCGACGACTCCTTCTGTCCCGGAACGCACTCACTGTCGCTGGCGGCCGGCGACGGCGAAGAAGGTGGTACCGAGCGTCACCGCAAGGTCGTCGGCATCGCCCAGCGCGTCCGCCAAGACGCCGCCGTCGTCGCCGGAATCGTCCTCGTCGCGAACCGAGGCCGGCTCGCGACCGTCCTCGAGTCGGTCTACGGCGCGCTCGAGGTCCCGTTCGACCCCGACACGGTCGGCTCCGTCGCGGACGCAGGTGGCCCGCCGGATCCCTCCGTCGTCCGCGCGGCCGTCGAGGACGCGCTGGTCGGTGACGCATCGACCGTCACCGTCGAGTCGGTCGAGGCGAGCGAGTGA
- a CDS encoding Hvo_1808 family surface protein, whose protein sequence is MRTPPTRVAAALAVVAVLALVAVAAGAPPLFADESPDGADRADDPTTAGTVGYVEGYWYDDELPVDEGDDAVVEDDELEAVVYRSMARVEKIRGLTFEDDVPVEVISREEFRSQDSAFVDSNESQQRVRNVTYEALFMVDAETNATTELQSIYGGSVEGYYEPSTDRIVIVSNTPDRLELDEIVLGHELTHALQDQQFDLSNYERATIDQEAAENGLIEGDAVSVETEYERRCGTDWECLPDDDSDGEAPSNWGLYLTLYQPYSDGPAYVDHVRESGDGWSAVNDRYEDPPTSSSTVIHREDRDPVDVSVADRSNESWQPLEVGGEVATETVGEGAMVAMFANGAFEPGQSSVLSREAVLGDDPTTFDYNQSYTDGWAGDELVTYASADADGNASADTGYVWETEWRSADHAREFAGAYVELLENHGADPVEDRQDTYAIDDEGYPGAYFLERDGETVRIVHAPSVAALDGLSAGAAPTGEDTIERVDGTDSAEEEDEDTAEADDSLPGFAVPGTGAAVAIALLAARARARRLGAEREAGSDSSPRTAPVTDASPPSTPAEPDAGLEWADGGRSARGRA, encoded by the coding sequence ATGAGGACCCCTCCGACGCGAGTCGCCGCCGCGCTCGCCGTGGTCGCGGTGCTCGCACTAGTCGCAGTCGCGGCCGGCGCCCCGCCGCTGTTCGCGGACGAATCGCCTGACGGCGCCGACCGAGCCGACGATCCGACCACCGCGGGGACCGTTGGCTACGTCGAGGGCTACTGGTACGACGACGAGCTCCCGGTCGACGAGGGGGACGACGCCGTCGTCGAGGACGACGAACTCGAGGCGGTCGTCTACCGATCGATGGCCCGCGTCGAGAAGATCCGCGGGCTGACCTTCGAGGACGACGTTCCGGTCGAGGTGATCTCCCGCGAGGAGTTCCGCTCTCAGGACAGCGCGTTCGTCGACTCGAACGAGAGCCAGCAGCGCGTCCGGAACGTCACCTACGAGGCGCTATTCATGGTCGACGCCGAGACCAACGCGACGACGGAGCTCCAGTCGATCTACGGCGGCAGCGTCGAGGGCTACTACGAGCCCTCGACCGACCGTATCGTCATCGTCTCGAACACGCCTGACCGACTCGAGCTCGACGAGATCGTGCTCGGCCACGAGCTGACCCACGCCCTCCAGGACCAGCAGTTCGATCTGTCGAACTACGAGCGCGCGACGATCGATCAGGAGGCGGCGGAGAACGGGCTCATCGAGGGCGACGCGGTCAGCGTCGAGACCGAGTACGAGCGACGCTGCGGGACGGACTGGGAGTGTCTCCCCGACGACGACTCCGACGGCGAAGCTCCGAGCAACTGGGGGCTCTACCTGACGCTGTATCAACCCTACAGCGACGGTCCGGCCTACGTCGACCACGTACGCGAGTCCGGCGACGGCTGGTCGGCGGTTAACGACCGCTACGAGGATCCGCCGACGAGTTCGTCGACGGTGATCCACCGCGAGGACCGCGACCCGGTCGACGTCTCGGTCGCCGATCGCTCGAACGAGTCGTGGCAGCCCCTCGAGGTCGGTGGCGAGGTCGCCACGGAGACGGTCGGTGAGGGGGCGATGGTCGCGATGTTCGCCAACGGCGCCTTCGAGCCGGGTCAGTCGTCGGTGCTCTCTCGCGAGGCCGTGCTCGGCGACGACCCGACGACGTTCGACTACAATCAGTCGTACACGGACGGCTGGGCCGGCGACGAACTGGTCACCTACGCCAGCGCGGACGCCGACGGAAACGCGAGCGCCGACACCGGCTACGTCTGGGAGACCGAGTGGCGATCGGCCGATCACGCCCGCGAGTTTGCCGGCGCCTACGTCGAACTGCTCGAGAACCACGGCGCCGACCCCGTTGAGGATCGACAGGATACCTACGCGATCGACGACGAGGGCTACCCCGGCGCATACTTCCTCGAGCGCGACGGCGAGACGGTGCGGATCGTCCACGCCCCGTCGGTCGCCGCACTCGACGGGCTCTCGGCGGGCGCCGCGCCGACGGGCGAGGATACGATCGAGCGAGTCGACGGAACCGACTCCGCCGAGGAGGAAGACGAGGATACAGCGGAAGCGGACGATTCGCTGCCCGGCTTCGCCGTCCCCGGAACGGGCGCCGCCGTCGCGATCGCACTGCTGGCGGCGCGAGCGCGGGCTCGGCGACTCGGAGCCGAGCGCGAGGCGGGATCGGATTCGTCGCCGCGGACGGCGCCGGTCACCGACGCGTCCCCACCTTCGACGCCGGCCGAACCCGACGCCGGACTCGAGTGGGCCGACGGCGGCCGTTCCGCCCGCGGTCGGGCCTGA
- a CDS encoding Hvo_1808 family surface protein: MQRSRLAVLALVGLVLLSGCTVPGSPDRFDTSREPGYVGDYAHDDTFAFDDEETLTESQLEAVKYRAMARIEVVRGLKFERDVDLEVISRSEYRDRRGDPSSASAFTNELWRGAFVVDGETDVNEEMDALYGTSVQGYYVNDRIVVVADDTDEIRINRETLVHELVHALQDQRFGLDRDGETIDERRAELGLIEGEANYVPHRYAERCGDEWQCLPVTPAPAEVGADRPFNVGLFLSIYAPYAEGPSFVDHLRERGDWAAVDDAHDDYPASTSQVIHPDRYPDDRPVDVDVPDRSSDEWEPITTGSEIRTETVGEATLFGALWANDVVERSITEGATELSPYNYSHPATDGWAGDTFTAYRDADGERTGHVWRLAWESEADTQEFADAYRTLLESRGAESVDAGTDTYRIPDGDPFEGAYRVTVTDDVVTIVGAPTVDDLEGVHAPRVNASAAVAPLTGPTAVTAPAAPNGPTATAAPPVPLRAGTATASTPATAATASADE; the protein is encoded by the coding sequence ATGCAACGGAGCCGCCTCGCGGTGCTCGCGCTCGTCGGTCTGGTGCTCCTCTCGGGGTGTACGGTCCCCGGTTCGCCCGACCGGTTCGACACGAGCCGGGAACCGGGGTACGTCGGCGACTACGCCCACGACGACACCTTCGCGTTCGATGACGAGGAGACGCTCACCGAGTCGCAACTCGAGGCGGTCAAGTATCGAGCGATGGCCCGAATCGAGGTCGTTCGCGGACTGAAGTTCGAGCGCGACGTCGATCTCGAGGTGATCTCGCGATCGGAGTATCGAGACCGGCGGGGCGATCCGAGTTCGGCGTCGGCGTTCACGAACGAACTGTGGCGCGGGGCGTTCGTCGTCGACGGCGAGACCGACGTCAACGAGGAGATGGACGCCCTCTACGGCACCAGCGTTCAGGGCTACTACGTGAACGACCGGATCGTCGTCGTCGCCGACGACACCGACGAGATTCGCATCAATCGCGAGACGCTGGTCCACGAACTGGTTCACGCTCTTCAGGATCAGCGCTTCGGCCTCGATCGCGACGGCGAGACGATCGACGAGCGGCGGGCCGAACTCGGCCTGATCGAGGGCGAAGCCAACTACGTCCCCCACCGCTACGCCGAGCGCTGCGGCGACGAGTGGCAGTGTCTCCCCGTCACGCCGGCGCCGGCCGAGGTCGGCGCCGATCGGCCGTTCAACGTCGGCCTCTTCCTCTCGATCTACGCGCCGTACGCGGAGGGGCCGTCGTTCGTCGACCACCTCCGCGAGCGCGGCGACTGGGCCGCGGTCGACGACGCCCACGACGACTATCCCGCCAGCACCAGCCAGGTGATCCACCCCGACCGCTATCCGGACGATCGGCCGGTCGATGTCGACGTCCCGGATCGCTCGAGCGACGAGTGGGAGCCGATCACCACCGGCAGCGAGATTCGAACCGAGACGGTCGGCGAGGCGACCCTCTTCGGCGCGCTGTGGGCCAACGACGTCGTCGAGCGCTCGATCACGGAGGGGGCGACCGAGCTCTCACCGTACAACTACTCGCATCCCGCGACCGACGGCTGGGCCGGCGACACCTTCACCGCCTACCGCGACGCCGACGGTGAGCGGACCGGCCACGTCTGGCGCCTCGCCTGGGAGAGCGAGGCCGACACTCAGGAGTTCGCCGACGCGTACCGCACCCTCCTCGAGTCCCGCGGCGCGGAGTCGGTCGACGCCGGGACGGATACGTACCGGATTCCCGACGGCGACCCCTTCGAGGGGGCCTACCGCGTGACCGTCACTGACGACGTCGTCACGATCGTCGGTGCGCCGACGGTCGACGACCTCGAGGGCGTCCACGCGCCGAGAGTGAACGCGTCGGCTGCGGTGGCCCCGCTGACCGGACCGACCGCGGTGACTGCACCAGCCGCGCCGAACGGACCGACCGCAACGGCCGCGCCGCCCGTCCCGTTGCGTGCGGGAACCGCGACGGCATCGACACCGGCGACGGCGGCGACGGCGTCCGCAGACGAGTAG
- a CDS encoding serpin family protein, which yields MTADRRRVLALTGALLAGAAGCLGDVSDAEDPENGDEPANGAEDGALFDDYDVPDFPRLDLTTDPDLESDRLAEQIRGNVAVSFDVLARLREETPGENLFFSPYSISVALAMTYAGARGETAAEMADALRYDLEGEALHAAFGALEGEFEQRNEDGRDVETPAWADEGGEGDGSEGDEDDLGFQLSSANAVWRDEGHDFDDAYVQLLEAYYEAGDHLADFSGSPEAAREEINAWVEERTNDRIEDLLPEGSIDEWTRLVLTNAVYFLAAWEHDFDPAETEPATFTSLDGSETEVDLMHQSQELRYAEIDGHQLVELPYANGDTSMIVVLPAEGEFESFEASFGVDELAIMLEETSQPKVDLALPKFGIESKFSLVETMRELGMERAFDNDADFSGMVEDDDSDLYVDDIIHQSFVEVDEEGTEAAAATAVVMEDTAVADRVKMTVDRPFLFYVRDRPTETPLFVGRVVDGEQLQN from the coding sequence ATGACCGCTGACAGGCGACGCGTGCTGGCCCTGACCGGCGCCCTCCTCGCCGGCGCCGCGGGCTGTCTCGGTGACGTGAGCGACGCGGAGGATCCCGAAAACGGCGACGAGCCCGCGAACGGTGCCGAAGACGGCGCGCTCTTCGACGACTACGACGTCCCCGACTTTCCCCGACTGGATCTCACCACTGATCCCGACCTCGAGTCCGACCGCCTCGCCGAACAGATCCGCGGAAACGTCGCCGTCTCCTTTGACGTCCTCGCACGGCTTCGCGAGGAGACGCCCGGCGAGAACCTGTTTTTCTCGCCGTACAGCATCTCGGTCGCGCTGGCGATGACCTACGCGGGGGCTCGCGGCGAGACCGCCGCGGAGATGGCCGACGCTCTGCGCTACGACCTCGAGGGCGAGGCCCTCCACGCCGCCTTCGGCGCCCTCGAGGGTGAGTTCGAGCAACGAAACGAAGACGGTCGGGACGTCGAGACGCCAGCGTGGGCCGACGAGGGCGGCGAGGGAGACGGGAGCGAGGGCGACGAAGACGACCTCGGATTCCAGCTCTCGAGCGCCAACGCCGTCTGGCGCGACGAGGGACACGACTTCGACGACGCCTACGTCCAGTTACTCGAGGCCTACTACGAGGCCGGCGACCACCTCGCCGACTTCTCGGGGAGCCCCGAGGCGGCCCGGGAGGAGATCAACGCCTGGGTCGAGGAGCGAACGAACGATCGGATCGAAGACCTCCTGCCGGAGGGCTCGATCGATGAGTGGACCCGGCTCGTCCTCACGAACGCCGTCTACTTCCTGGCCGCCTGGGAGCACGACTTCGATCCCGCCGAGACGGAGCCAGCGACGTTCACGAGCCTCGACGGCAGCGAGACCGAGGTCGACCTGATGCACCAATCGCAGGAACTGCGCTACGCCGAGATCGACGGCCACCAGCTCGTGGAGCTCCCCTACGCCAACGGCGACACGAGCATGATCGTCGTCCTCCCAGCCGAGGGCGAGTTCGAGTCCTTCGAGGCGTCGTTCGGCGTCGACGAGCTGGCGATCATGCTCGAGGAGACGTCGCAGCCAAAGGTCGACCTCGCGCTCCCGAAGTTCGGCATCGAGTCGAAGTTCAGCCTCGTCGAGACCATGCGGGAATTGGGGATGGAACGTGCCTTCGACAACGATGCGGACTTCAGCGGCATGGTCGAGGACGACGACAGCGACCTGTACGTCGACGACATCATCCACCAGAGCTTCGTCGAGGTCGACGAGGAGGGGACCGAAGCGGCGGCCGCGACGGCCGTCGTCATGGAGGACACCGCCGTCGCGGACCGCGTCAAGATGACCGTCGATCGGCCGTTCCTCTTCTACGTCCGCGACCGGCCGACCGAGACGCCGCTGTTCGTCGGCCGCGTCGTCGACGGCGAGCAGTTACAGAACTAG
- a CDS encoding cysteine hydrolase family protein: MHLEPDNTAVVVVDMQNGFCHPDGSLYAPGSETVIEPIADLVERAREAGAQVIFTRDVHPPEQFEDAHYYDEFDQWGEHVLEGSWEAEIVDELPVEDADHVVEKHTYDAFHETELEGWLNARGIDDLVICGTLANVCVLHTGGSAGVRDFRPIMVEDCIGAIEDEHKEYAIDHADWLFGEVREMDDLEFANT; the protein is encoded by the coding sequence ATGCACCTCGAGCCAGACAACACGGCGGTCGTGGTCGTCGACATGCAAAACGGCTTCTGTCACCCCGACGGCTCGCTGTACGCGCCCGGCAGCGAGACGGTGATCGAGCCGATCGCCGACCTCGTCGAACGGGCCCGCGAGGCCGGTGCGCAGGTGATCTTCACGCGGGACGTCCACCCGCCCGAGCAGTTCGAGGACGCCCACTACTACGACGAGTTCGACCAGTGGGGCGAACACGTCCTCGAGGGCTCCTGGGAGGCCGAAATCGTCGACGAACTGCCCGTCGAGGACGCCGACCACGTCGTCGAGAAACACACCTACGACGCCTTCCACGAGACCGAACTCGAGGGGTGGCTGAACGCCCGCGGGATCGACGACCTCGTCATCTGCGGCACGCTCGCGAACGTCTGCGTGCTCCACACCGGCGGTAGCGCCGGCGTGCGGGACTTCCGACCGATCATGGTCGAAGACTGCATCGGCGCCATCGAGGACGAACACAAGGAGTACGCCATCGACCACGCCGACTGGCTGTTCGGCGAGGTCCGCGAGATGGACGACCTCGAGTTCGCGAATACCTGA